From Oryza sativa Japonica Group chromosome 4, ASM3414082v1, one genomic window encodes:
- the LOC4336061 gene encoding formin-like protein 2 precursor: MSSSARGITLLCLLLIVSSTVLHFSIGGGSNGEKRRDDGDGDGDDEKVRLLLGANALGERDRRHGHGHGGGVSSAPAPAPAPARAHLPPPLLHKNARLPDPVPGRVGLGHRRGNATAAHRRRSEREGKKSTPLVVVAAGAALSGAAAVLLVVLVVFLACRRFQRRAMPGADQSGTNKVSFDPGPDVFYLDAVKPYVEADHGGGGGVVKTAPELAGPKEEPRCEEEDSGVALSDDGADSVHSSCCFHSSHFSYSELRDTKPGSNGVSPSPSGRSRRRSSAPVTPSEKNKAASPYSPQCPRTPSNRERSSRAHSPSSSVSDLTSVSTSVVKDHEVRRAVHSLMFPEAQSGGAGHVKEDEAESGNMRPPPPPPPPPPPPPPAVTQQQDVKTSCGPAVPPPPPPTPPPPPPLLAPKQQSSGGPILPPAPAPPPLFRPWAPAVGKNGAPLPKLKPLHWDKVRAAPNRRMVWDRIRSSSFELDEKMIESLFGYNARCSTKHEEVQSRSPSLGHHVLDTKRLQNFTILMKAVSATAEQIFAALLHGNGLSAQQLEALIKMAPAKDEADKLSAYDGDVDGLVPAERLLKVVLTIPCAFARVEAMLYRETFADEVGHIRKSFEMLEEACRELMSSKLFLKLLEAVLKTGNRMNVGTARGGAMAFKLDALLKLADVKGTDGKTTLLHFVVQEMTRSRAAEAADIAAGLGAELTNVRKTATVDLDVLTTSVSGLSHGLSRIKELVGSDLSGDERNQCFVAFMAPFVAHAGEVIRELEDGERRVLAHVREITEYYHGDVGKDEASPLRIFVIVRDFLGMLERVCKEVRGAKNCHGGNPALNLNNV; the protein is encoded by the exons ATGTCCAGTTCAGCCAGAGGAATCACCCTCCTCTGCCTCCTCTTGATCGTGTCATCCACTGTTCTCCACTTCtcgatcggcggcggcagcaatgGCGAGAAGAGGAGAGACGATGGTGATGGTGACGGTGACGATGAGAAGGTGAGGTTGTTGCTTGGTGCCAACGCTCTGGGCGAGCGGGATAGGCGGCATGGGCATGGGCATGGAGGTGGTGTCtcttcggcgccggcgccggctccggctccggctcgtgcccacctgccgccgccgctgctgcacaAGAACGCGCGGCTCCCGGACCCGGTGCCCGGTAGAGTCGGGCTCGGGCACAGGAGGGGGAACGCCACCGCGGCGCACAGACGGCGCAGCGAGCGGGAAGGGAAGAAGAGCACGCCGCTTGTCGTGGTCGCCGCGGGCGCCGCGCtgtccggcgcggcggcggtgctcctcgtcgtcctcgtggTGTTCCTGGCGTGCAGGAGGTTCCAGAGGAGGGCCATGCCGGGCGCTGACCAGAGCGGGACAAACAAGGTGAGCTTCGATCCTGGCCCCGACGTGTTCTACCTGGACGCCGTCAAGCCGTACGTCGAGGCcgaccatggcggcggcggcggtgttgtGAAGACGGCGCCGGAGTTGGCCGGGCCGAAGGAAGAGCCCAGGTGCGAGGAGGAGGACAGCGGAGTTGCCCTgtccgacgacggcgccgactCCGTCCATTCCTCGTGCTGCTTCCACTCGTCGCACTTCTCCTACTCCGAGCTCCGGGACACGAAGCCGGGGAGCAATGGcgtgtcgccatcgccatccggCCGGTCAAGACGACGGAGCTCCGCCCCTGTGACGCCCTCAGAGAAGAACAAGGCTGCGAGCCCTTATTCGCCGCAGTGCCCGCGCACGCCGAGCAACAGGGAGCGATCGTCTCGCGCCCACTCCCCGAGCTCGTCGGTTTCGGACTTGACATCGGTGTCGACATCGGTGGTCAAGGATCATGAAGTCCGGCGAGCCGTCCATTCCCTGATGTTTCCAGAAGcgcagagcggcggcgcggggcacgTGAAGGAAGACGAGGCAGAATCAGGCAATATgaggccgcctcctcctcctcctccgccgccgccgccaccgccgccggcagtAACACAGCAGCAGGATGTCAAGACAAGCTGTGGACCGGCCGttcccccaccgccaccgcctacgcctccgccgccaccgccactgctcGCACCGAAACAGCAGAGCAGCGGCGGCCCGATCCTcccgccggcgcccgcgccgcctcctctgtTCAGGCCGTGGGCGCCGGCGGTCGGGAAGAACGGCGCGCCGCTGCCGAAGCTGAAGCCGCTGCACTGGGACAAGGTGCGCGCCGCGCCCAACCGGCGGATGGTGTGGGACAGGATCCGATCGAGCTCGTTCGA GCTGGACGAGAAGATGATCGAGTCGCTGTTCGGGTACAAcgcgaggtgttcgacgaaGCACGAGGAGGTGCAGAGCCGGAGCCCCTCGCTCGGCCACCACGTCCTCGACACCAAGAGGCTGCAGAACTTCACCATCCTGATGAAGGCCGTCAGCGCCACCGCCGAGCAGATCTTCGCCGCCCTGCTGCACG GGAACGGCCTGTCGGCGCAGCAGCTGGAGGCGCTCATCAAGATGGCGCCGGCCAAGGACGAGGCCGACAAGCTGTCCGCCtacgacggcgacgtcgacggccTCGTCCCGGCGGAGAGGCTGCTCAAGGTGGTGCTCACGATACCGTGCGCGTTCGCGCGAGTGGAGGCGATGCTGTACCGGGAGACCTTCGCCGACGAGGTCGGCCACATCAGGAAGTCGTTCGAGATGCTCGAG GAGGCGTGCAGGGAGCTGATGTCCAGCAAGCTGTTCCTGAAGCTGCTGGAGGCCGTGCTCAAGACCGGGAACCGGATGAACGTCGGGActgcccgcggcggcgccatggcgtTCAAGCTCGACGCGCTGCTCAAGCTCGCCGACGTCAAGGGCACCGACGGGAAGACCACGCTGCTGCACTTCGTGGTGCAGGAGATGACCCGGTCGCGCGCCGCCGAGGCGGCGGACATCGCCGCGGGGCTCGGCGCCGAGCTCACCAACGTCAGGAAGACGGCGACCGTGGACCTGGACGTGCTCACCACCTCGGTGTCCGGCCTGTCGCACGGCCTGTCCCGGATCAAGGAGCTGGTCGGGAGCGACCtgtccggcgacgagaggaacCAGTGCTTCGTGGCGTTCATGGCGCCGTTCGTCGCCCACGCCGGTGAGGTGATCCGGGAGCTGgaggacggcgagcggcgggtgcTGGCGCACGTCAGGGAGATCACCGAGTACTACCATGGCGACGTCGGCAAGGACGAGGCGAGCCCGCTCAGGATCTTCGTCATCGTCAGGGACTTCCTGGGGATGCTGGAGAGGGTGTGCAAGGAGGTGAGGGGAGCCAAGAATTGCCATGGCGGGAATCCTGCCCTGAACCTGAACAATGTATGA